The genomic stretch TAGTCAACTATAAAACCGGATTTGTTTTAGGAATCATTGCTTTAATCACCTTTATCGGGAGATTTTATTATGATCTTCATTTCACTTTATTAACCAAATCCATACTTCTGTTTACATCAGGACTACTCTTTTTGGCAATCTATTTCTTCACCCACAAAAAACTGTCAGCACATGAAAAAATATAAATGGCTTATCATCATTGTTAATCTTGTTCTCTTATTGATCTACTTTAATTATTCAGTAGTGGAAAAAGAAACTTTATTAAAGAACGGACAGCCAATTCTATTAAAATTAGCTCCTGTAGATCCACGCTCATTAATGCAGGGTGATTATATGTCCTTACGATATGATCTTTCCAACAATATTAATGCTGAAAAGATTCCAAAGCGCGGGTACTGTGTAGTAACACTTGATCCAAAAGGTGTTGCAAAATGGGCACGTTTTCA from Chryseobacterium indologenes encodes the following:
- a CDS encoding GDYXXLXY domain-containing protein, translating into MKKYKWLIIIVNLVLLLIYFNYSVVEKETLLKNGQPILLKLAPVDPRSLMQGDYMSLRYDLSNNINAEKIPKRGYCVVTLDPKGVAKWARFQKEATPLKTGEYLIKYTSPNQWNINIGAESFFFQEGHAEKYSKAAYGGIKTDKEGNSLLIGLYDDQLKLIQ